One part of the Sphingopyxis sp. TUF1 genome encodes these proteins:
- a CDS encoding glycosyltransferase family 4 protein: MSQRNDHDRATICIDCRYLGPRPSGIAETVRALVDFVPDLAPDLDFLFLRSPAHDRRLSDAANVREIAVPAAANGPATMWWLPRVVDLSGVNLFHATFNIMPAGLGMPCVTTVHDLMWLTHPHWCNARPHGRPQALFHAHGIKRALRSAAAIATVSEASRAEIVSRFPAAAGRTFVTLSGVSSDFRPARRDAAQLGQLGVRTGRPFVLTVGQYAPYKNHEGAVRAFAIAFADRPDIDLILVQRMGRRAHRLLRLAEALGIGRRVRLLRSVSRQDLVQLYSAAAALLHPSFCEGFGNPLAEAMACGCPVVTSNLSAMPEVTGGAALLAPPDDPHAIAASLRKAVTDPKQAETMRGAGLARAAQLSWRTFAADTLAIYRRVLAAA; encoded by the coding sequence GTGAGCCAGCGAAACGATCACGACCGGGCCACCATCTGCATCGATTGCCGCTATCTCGGCCCGCGTCCCAGCGGCATCGCGGAAACCGTCCGCGCGCTCGTGGACTTTGTCCCGGATCTCGCGCCCGACCTTGATTTTCTTTTCCTGCGATCCCCCGCCCACGACCGCCGACTGAGCGACGCCGCCAACGTGCGGGAAATTGCGGTGCCTGCGGCGGCCAACGGCCCCGCGACGATGTGGTGGCTGCCGCGCGTGGTCGATTTATCGGGCGTGAACCTGTTTCACGCCACCTTCAATATCATGCCAGCGGGGCTCGGTATGCCCTGTGTCACGACGGTGCACGATCTCATGTGGCTTACCCATCCGCACTGGTGCAATGCGCGTCCCCACGGCCGGCCGCAGGCGTTGTTTCACGCCCATGGCATCAAGCGGGCGCTGCGCAGTGCCGCGGCGATCGCCACGGTCAGCGAAGCGAGCCGGGCCGAGATTGTATCTCGTTTCCCGGCGGCTGCGGGCCGTACCTTCGTCACGCTGTCAGGGGTTTCCTCCGACTTTCGCCCGGCGCGGCGCGATGCGGCGCAGCTCGGTCAACTTGGCGTCCGGACCGGCAGGCCATTCGTGCTGACGGTCGGACAATATGCCCCCTATAAGAACCACGAAGGCGCTGTGCGCGCTTTCGCCATCGCCTTTGCCGATCGACCCGACATCGACCTGATCCTCGTCCAGCGGATGGGCAGGCGCGCGCATCGTTTGCTGCGGCTCGCCGAAGCGCTCGGGATCGGACGCCGCGTGCGCTTGTTGCGTTCGGTGAGCCGGCAAGATCTCGTGCAACTCTATTCGGCGGCAGCTGCCTTGCTGCACCCTTCTTTCTGCGAAGGGTTTGGCAATCCGCTGGCAGAGGCGATGGCTTGCGGGTGCCCCGTCGTCACCAGCAACCTTTCTGCGATGCCCGAAGTGACCGGCGGCGCTGCGCTGTTGGCGCCCCCCGACGATCCGCATGCAATCGCTGCTTCCTTGCGCAAGGCCGTCACGGACCCGAAGCAGGCAGAAACGATGCGCGGGGCGGGGCTGGCGCGCGCGGCCCAGCTGAGCTGGCGCACGTTCGCGGCCGATACGCTTGCGATCTATCGCCGTGTGCTGGCTGCCGCATGA
- a CDS encoding CDP-alcohol phosphatidyltransferase family protein, whose amino-acid sequence MKAGRPRELQDALNFHVFHPLARRLALLLARTPVTPNMVSVAGGMIVVAAGLAYAQPGLALAGLALHLAWHVIDGADGDLARLTDRASPRGELVDGICDYASHIILYLILGWLLQDDIGPIAWLPVVGAGMSRIVQANHYEVQRRQYQWWRYGTPWLRSIQGEGVGTAAGMRFGAAYLLLAQKIAPHAATADKAVAEASGNPQQLVRTQEIVGRISKPMLAALAPLGANYRTIALGLSMLAGSPLYFFLYEATVLNLALLRSIRVANRSTSRLIAELHHAAASTRR is encoded by the coding sequence GTGAAAGCCGGACGTCCGCGCGAATTGCAGGATGCCCTGAATTTCCATGTCTTTCATCCGCTGGCGCGGCGTCTGGCACTGCTGCTCGCGCGCACGCCAGTCACGCCGAATATGGTGTCGGTTGCGGGCGGGATGATCGTCGTCGCCGCGGGGCTCGCCTATGCGCAGCCCGGCTTGGCTCTGGCAGGCCTGGCTCTTCATCTGGCCTGGCATGTGATCGACGGCGCCGATGGCGATCTCGCGCGGCTGACCGATCGCGCCAGCCCCCGAGGCGAGTTGGTCGACGGAATCTGCGATTATGCCAGCCACATCATTCTTTACCTGATCCTCGGCTGGCTTCTTCAGGACGACATCGGACCGATCGCCTGGCTGCCCGTGGTCGGTGCCGGGATGAGCCGGATCGTGCAGGCCAACCATTACGAAGTTCAGCGTCGGCAATATCAATGGTGGCGCTATGGAACGCCCTGGCTCCGATCCATCCAGGGCGAAGGCGTCGGCACGGCGGCGGGCATGAGGTTTGGCGCCGCTTATCTGCTGCTGGCGCAGAAAATTGCACCCCATGCCGCCACCGCCGACAAGGCGGTCGCCGAAGCGAGCGGAAATCCCCAGCAACTGGTGCGAACCCAAGAAATTGTCGGGCGAATTTCGAAACCCATGCTGGCCGCGCTCGCGCCGCTCGGTGCCAACTACCGCACCATCGCGCTCGGCCTTTCGATGCTGGCAGGATCGCCGCTCTATTTCTTTCTGTATGAAGCGACGGTCCTGAACCTCGCGCTTCTGCGCTCGATCCGCGTCGCCAACCGATCGACTTCGCGCCTGATCGCCGAATTGCATCATGCGGCAGCCAGCACACGGCGATAG
- a CDS encoding phytanoyl-CoA dioxygenase family protein yields the protein MQSRPEPALSADDIALFIRDGFVRIDEAFSTETAEQARAILWKATGCDPDDRSTWTRPVVRLDQFSQTPFREAANTPKLREAFDQLVGPGRWVPRDGLGTFPVRFPSPDAPGDDGWHIDVSFGYEHPDFMEWRANVRSKGRALLMLFLFSDVGADDAPTRIRVGSHMDVARLLAPAGEEGLTLRELVAEDFGGTAHRTEALAVGRAGTVYLCHPFLVHAAQRHEGTAPRFMAQPPLMPREPISLERPDGDYSPVEQAILNAISPDEKQ from the coding sequence ATGCAATCCCGCCCCGAACCTGCGCTCAGCGCCGATGACATCGCGCTTTTCATACGCGACGGCTTTGTCCGTATCGACGAGGCATTTAGCACTGAGACCGCGGAGCAAGCGCGTGCAATCCTGTGGAAGGCCACTGGATGCGACCCGGATGATCGTTCGACATGGACCCGGCCAGTGGTGCGTCTGGACCAGTTTAGCCAGACCCCGTTTCGGGAGGCAGCCAACACACCGAAACTGCGGGAGGCTTTCGATCAGCTCGTCGGCCCTGGCCGCTGGGTCCCTCGCGACGGCCTGGGCACTTTTCCCGTCCGCTTCCCGTCCCCCGATGCCCCCGGTGACGATGGATGGCACATCGATGTAAGCTTCGGATATGAGCATCCGGACTTCATGGAGTGGCGTGCCAATGTGCGCAGCAAGGGACGAGCGCTGTTGATGCTCTTTCTGTTCTCCGATGTTGGCGCTGATGACGCGCCCACCCGCATTCGTGTCGGTTCGCACATGGATGTGGCGCGGCTACTCGCTCCCGCAGGAGAGGAGGGCCTGACGTTGCGTGAGCTGGTCGCCGAAGACTTCGGGGGAACAGCGCACAGGACGGAAGCATTGGCAGTGGGAAGGGCTGGCACAGTGTATCTCTGCCATCCGTTTCTGGTGCACGCCGCCCAACGGCATGAGGGAACGGCGCCACGCTTCATGGCTCAGCCTCCCCTGATGCCGCGTGAACCCATCTCACTCGAGCGGCCGGACGGAGACTATTCACCCGTTGAGCAGGCAATCCTGAACGCGATCTCGCCTGACGAAAAGCAATAG
- a CDS encoding 3-isopropylmalate dehydratase large subunit: MTPRTAFEKIWADHLVADLGDGTGLLLIDRILLHERTGGVALNGLADAGRTVTAPGQVFATMDHVVDTRPGRNDATLMPTGTRFIAATRAAARAAGLTLFDLDDPRQGIVHVISPELAIVLPGLTLVCPDSHTCSQGALGALAWGIGSTEAEHALATNTLRVGKPRTMRVTVTGRLGRGVTAKDLALHLLDRFGSSGAKGHIVEYAGEAVRALDVEARLTLCNMATEFSAFSAFIAPDEVAFDYLKGRAYAPDGAEWDRAVENWRDLVTDPGAVFDAELTVEAADVAPMVSWGTSPQQAVPLGRPVPHHDAVAARDTREAYDRALDYMGLSAGQPIEGLAIDAAFIGSCTNSRLSDLRRAAAILKGRRVADGVKAICVPGSTMVKTAAEAEGLDRIFRDAGFEWRESGCSMCFFAGGESFGAQERVISSTNRNFESRQGPGTRTHLASPETVAASAVAGRIADPRRIGA; the protein is encoded by the coding sequence ATGACACCGCGAACCGCTTTCGAAAAAATCTGGGCCGATCATCTCGTGGCGGATCTCGGCGACGGCACCGGGCTGCTGCTGATCGACCGCATTCTGCTGCACGAACGCACCGGCGGCGTCGCCTTGAACGGCCTCGCCGACGCAGGCCGCACCGTGACGGCGCCGGGGCAGGTCTTCGCGACGATGGATCATGTCGTCGACACGCGGCCCGGCCGCAACGACGCCACGCTGATGCCCACGGGAACCCGGTTCATTGCGGCAACCCGCGCCGCCGCCCGCGCCGCCGGGCTGACGCTGTTCGATCTGGACGACCCGCGTCAGGGGATCGTCCATGTCATCTCGCCCGAACTGGCAATCGTTCTGCCCGGCCTCACCTTGGTCTGTCCCGACAGCCACACCTGCAGTCAGGGCGCGCTCGGCGCGCTTGCGTGGGGGATCGGCTCGACCGAAGCCGAACATGCGCTGGCGACCAATACGCTGCGCGTCGGCAAGCCCCGGACGATGCGGGTCACTGTCACCGGCCGGCTGGGCAGGGGGGTCACGGCCAAGGATCTGGCGCTGCACCTGCTGGATCGGTTCGGTTCGTCGGGCGCGAAAGGCCACATCGTCGAATATGCCGGCGAAGCGGTCCGCGCGCTCGATGTCGAGGCGCGGCTGACCCTGTGCAACATGGCAACCGAATTCTCGGCATTCAGCGCCTTCATCGCCCCCGACGAGGTGGCGTTCGACTATCTGAAGGGCCGCGCCTACGCGCCGGACGGCGCGGAATGGGATCGCGCCGTCGAGAACTGGCGCGACCTCGTTACCGACCCGGGCGCGGTGTTCGACGCGGAACTGACGGTCGAGGCCGCCGATGTTGCGCCGATGGTGAGCTGGGGCACGAGCCCGCAACAAGCGGTACCGCTGGGCCGCCCGGTGCCGCATCACGACGCGGTCGCGGCCCGCGACACGCGCGAGGCTTATGACCGCGCACTGGACTATATGGGGCTGTCGGCTGGCCAGCCGATCGAGGGGCTGGCGATCGACGCAGCGTTTATCGGATCGTGCACCAACAGCCGCCTGTCCGACCTGCGCCGTGCCGCGGCGATCTTGAAGGGCCGCCGTGTCGCCGATGGCGTGAAGGCGATCTGCGTTCCGGGATCGACGATGGTCAAGACCGCCGCGGAGGCCGAGGGGCTCGACCGCATATTCCGCGATGCGGGGTTCGAATGGCGCGAGTCCGGCTGTTCGATGTGTTTCTTCGCGGGCGGCGAAAGCTTTGGCGCGCAGGAACGCGTCATCAGTTCGACCAACCGCAATTTCGAAAGCCGCCAGGGCCCCGGTACGCGCACCCATCTTGCCTCGCCCGAAACCGTCGCGGCGTCGGCAGTTGCAGGCCGTATCGCCGATCCGCGCAGGATCGGCGCATGA
- a CDS encoding inositol-3-phosphate synthase, producing the protein MEAIKVAVVGIGNCASSLVQGASFYASTSSTRGLIQPKIGGYGAGDVDFVLGIDVDARKVGLDLADAIFAAPNNTTVFHADVKRTGAKVIRGCVLDGVAAHMTGAGPRGFIVADGPEATHEDIVAALRESGAHILLNFLPVGSQEATEFYMECALEAGVGVVNCMPVFIASNPQWEARFRDRGLAIIGDDIKAQVGATVVHRTLSSLFTARGVTVERTYQLNTGGNTDFMNMLDRERLTSKKTSKTEAVQAALAERLEDENILIGPSEYVPWQKDNKLCFLRLEGAQWGGVPLNLELRLSVEDSPNAAACVMDAIRFCKTAIDRGESGVLTVPSAYYCKHPPQQMNEEAASRMLDAYLIEDAIAAE; encoded by the coding sequence ATGGAAGCAATCAAAGTTGCGGTGGTAGGAATCGGCAACTGCGCCAGCTCGCTGGTGCAAGGCGCATCATTCTATGCAAGCACCAGCTCGACGCGCGGACTGATTCAGCCGAAAATCGGCGGCTACGGGGCCGGCGATGTCGATTTTGTGCTCGGCATCGACGTGGACGCGCGCAAGGTCGGCCTCGATCTTGCCGACGCGATCTTTGCTGCTCCCAATAATACCACCGTCTTCCACGCGGACGTCAAGCGAACGGGGGCGAAGGTCATCCGCGGCTGTGTCCTCGACGGCGTGGCTGCGCACATGACGGGCGCCGGACCGCGCGGTTTTATTGTTGCCGATGGCCCAGAGGCAACGCACGAGGATATTGTGGCGGCGTTGCGGGAATCGGGCGCGCATATATTGCTGAACTTTCTGCCCGTGGGTTCGCAGGAGGCGACCGAATTCTATATGGAGTGCGCTCTCGAAGCGGGCGTCGGCGTGGTGAACTGCATGCCGGTGTTCATCGCGAGCAATCCGCAGTGGGAAGCCCGCTTTCGTGATCGCGGACTTGCGATCATTGGCGACGACATCAAGGCGCAGGTTGGCGCCACCGTCGTACATCGCACCCTGTCGAGCCTGTTCACCGCCCGCGGCGTGACGGTCGAACGCACGTATCAGCTCAACACCGGCGGCAATACCGATTTCATGAACATGCTCGACCGCGAACGGCTGACAAGCAAAAAAACCTCCAAGACCGAAGCGGTGCAGGCGGCGCTCGCCGAACGGCTGGAGGACGAGAATATCCTGATCGGCCCGTCCGAATATGTTCCTTGGCAAAAGGATAACAAGCTTTGCTTCCTCCGGCTTGAAGGCGCGCAATGGGGCGGCGTGCCGCTCAATCTGGAACTGCGGCTGTCGGTCGAGGACAGCCCGAATGCGGCGGCCTGCGTGATGGATGCGATCCGTTTCTGCAAGACGGCCATAGATCGCGGCGAAAGCGGCGTTCTGACCGTTCCGTCGGCCTATTATTGCAAGCACCCACCGCAGCAAATGAACGAGGAAGCCGCCAGCCGGATGCTGGACGCCTATCTGATCGAAGACGCGATCGCGGCCGAGTAA
- a CDS encoding CDP-alcohol phosphatidyltransferase family protein, whose protein sequence is MTLIALHFAHEATANCLVAGIPAAARAVHQVALAAQEGAAIDCCVVAVAGGWVPSPWCRAELARLAPSLRVEWTDSDALSAAADVRHFRGEDLLPARTILDLSRATTGARTVFPAQKMMLDDMLRELRDKGDAIIAATAKPGDGIVSRYINRPVSRLISRAWLRASGVKPIHATIVAAMLGLVMALCLFAGGEIGLVIGAVLFQLASIVDGVDGEIARATYRSSPRGAMLDSMTDAATNLSFFAGLCFNLWQQGQVYGAAAGAAGLVLLAVGLFLIGRRAHVSGRAFTFDAVKERFGANPSRLKQWLTWLTMRDFYAAAAAICVVAGFASQMLMLFAVVAVGWFITSMAVLGRAGYGHEAAAAGVVDPS, encoded by the coding sequence ATGACATTGATCGCACTTCATTTCGCGCACGAGGCCACGGCAAATTGCCTGGTCGCAGGCATTCCTGCGGCGGCGCGCGCCGTCCATCAGGTTGCACTGGCGGCACAGGAAGGGGCGGCGATCGATTGCTGTGTCGTTGCGGTCGCCGGGGGATGGGTGCCGAGCCCGTGGTGCCGGGCGGAACTCGCGCGGCTCGCACCGTCGTTGAGAGTCGAATGGACCGACAGCGATGCCTTGAGTGCCGCCGCCGACGTGCGGCATTTTCGCGGAGAAGATTTACTTCCCGCGCGCACGATCCTGGATCTGTCTCGCGCGACCACGGGCGCGCGGACGGTTTTCCCTGCTCAGAAAATGATGCTCGATGATATGCTGCGCGAACTGCGGGACAAGGGCGACGCGATCATCGCCGCCACCGCCAAGCCCGGCGACGGGATCGTCTCGCGCTATATCAACCGCCCGGTTTCGCGCCTGATCAGTCGCGCATGGCTCCGGGCATCGGGGGTGAAGCCTATCCATGCGACCATCGTGGCCGCGATGCTCGGCCTGGTAATGGCTTTATGCTTGTTTGCGGGTGGCGAGATCGGACTGGTGATCGGAGCGGTGCTGTTCCAGCTCGCATCGATCGTGGACGGTGTCGACGGCGAGATCGCACGCGCCACCTATCGCTCTTCGCCTCGCGGCGCGATGCTCGACAGCATGACCGACGCGGCAACGAACCTGTCGTTCTTCGCCGGCCTCTGCTTCAATCTCTGGCAGCAGGGACAAGTGTACGGAGCAGCGGCCGGAGCCGCAGGCTTGGTGCTTCTGGCCGTCGGCCTGTTCCTGATCGGCCGACGAGCGCATGTTTCGGGGCGCGCGTTTACGTTCGACGCGGTCAAGGAGCGCTTCGGCGCCAATCCCTCAAGGTTGAAGCAGTGGCTCACATGGCTGACCATGCGCGATTTCTACGCTGCGGCTGCGGCCATCTGTGTCGTGGCCGGCTTCGCGTCGCAAATGCTGATGCTGTTTGCCGTCGTCGCTGTCGGGTGGTTCATCACATCGATGGCAGTGCTTGGCCGGGCTGGCTATGGACATGAAGCGGCGGCTGCTGGCGTCGTAGATCCGTCCTGA
- a CDS encoding CaiB/BaiF CoA transferase family protein has translation MDEQALPLAGIRIVEFSHMVMGPAVGVVLADLGADVIKVEPIGGDQTRRLLGSGAGYFPMFNRNKRSICLDLKSAKGLDAARRLAGNADIVIENFRPGTLDRLGLGYQALRAVNERLIYCSAKGFLPGPYEHRTALDEVTQMMGGLAYMTGPPGRPLRAGSSVIDITGGMFGVIGILAALERRHRTGQGGEVKCSLYETTAFLVGQHMAQKAVTGKAAAPMPVRISAWAIYDVFETANPDEQLFVGVVSDSQWQAFCRAFGFDALAADPAYATNNQRVMARDTLLPLVRARFKSMSRSDLVAKLETIGLPFAAIVRPEDLFNDPHLVAGNGLVDVTIPGGEATRLPALPIAFDDQRPALRHDIPSVDQDGADILREIGFDEADIAELTSAAVAG, from the coding sequence ATGGATGAACAGGCACTGCCACTTGCCGGCATCAGGATCGTTGAATTCTCGCACATGGTGATGGGGCCGGCGGTCGGTGTTGTACTGGCCGATCTGGGCGCAGACGTTATCAAGGTCGAACCGATCGGCGGCGATCAGACGCGGCGCCTGCTGGGATCGGGCGCGGGCTATTTCCCGATGTTCAACCGCAACAAGCGCAGCATCTGCCTGGACCTGAAAAGCGCCAAGGGGCTCGACGCCGCGCGCCGCCTGGCCGGGAATGCGGACATTGTGATCGAAAATTTCCGCCCCGGCACACTCGACCGGCTCGGTCTGGGTTATCAGGCGCTGCGCGCGGTCAACGAACGGCTGATCTACTGTTCGGCGAAGGGCTTTCTTCCCGGCCCCTATGAACATCGCACCGCGCTCGACGAGGTTACGCAGATGATGGGTGGCCTCGCTTACATGACCGGGCCGCCGGGCCGGCCGCTGCGCGCCGGATCGTCGGTCATCGACATCACTGGCGGAATGTTCGGGGTGATCGGCATCCTCGCCGCGCTCGAGCGCCGCCACCGCACGGGGCAGGGGGGCGAGGTCAAATGCTCGCTCTACGAAACCACGGCTTTCCTCGTCGGCCAGCATATGGCGCAAAAGGCGGTGACCGGAAAGGCGGCGGCACCGATGCCGGTGCGGATTTCGGCGTGGGCGATTTACGACGTGTTCGAAACCGCCAACCCCGACGAACAGCTTTTCGTCGGCGTGGTCAGCGACAGCCAGTGGCAGGCCTTTTGCCGCGCATTCGGGTTCGATGCGCTCGCGGCCGACCCCGCCTATGCGACCAACAACCAGCGCGTAATGGCACGCGACACGCTGCTGCCGCTGGTCCGCGCGCGGTTCAAATCGATGTCGCGGTCGGATCTGGTGGCAAAGCTTGAAACAATCGGCTTGCCGTTCGCCGCGATCGTGCGGCCCGAAGACCTGTTCAACGATCCGCATCTGGTCGCCGGCAACGGCCTGGTCGATGTCACCATTCCGGGAGGCGAAGCGACGCGCCTTCCGGCGCTACCGATCGCATTCGACGACCAGCGCCCGGCGCTCCGTCACGACATCCCGTCGGTCGATCAGGATGGGGCCGACATTTTGCGCGAAATCGGCTTTGATGAAGCCGACATCGCCGAACTGACAAGCGCCGCGGTTGCCGGATGA
- a CDS encoding DUF4437 domain-containing protein — translation MPTSKRLRRGLLLCGALLLGTGALAQDIRIPQSRDRSSEFVGFVAPRNLHLRPLIFTGLPPVEFKQLSFDDKTGARTLLVTLPAGWTQPSGYHSADLEMFVVDGGISIGDKPMGRYAYAYYPAGTAHSFGTKEGATVLFFWSGAPDYTASATSRPGTKSGAIDGIGYHDVPTTTPSVLPKFRDEPIMTNSPVHVKMLRSDPATGEVTWIATAPGGYPVMSGEGDLPLWATSKGWEEGYMLAGDMTIAECLPQGQVAGTYAPDGYFFRPAGIAHGGLSQYSDSYSVWLYRRGPGSWKSYSDSCAEPSAQAK, via the coding sequence ATGCCGACAAGCAAAAGACTGCGAAGAGGGCTGTTACTGTGCGGCGCGTTGCTGCTGGGGACCGGCGCACTGGCTCAGGACATCCGCATCCCCCAGTCGCGCGATCGCTCGAGTGAATTTGTCGGCTTCGTCGCGCCGCGCAACCTGCACCTGCGCCCGCTGATCTTCACGGGCCTGCCGCCGGTCGAATTCAAGCAGCTGAGCTTCGACGATAAGACCGGCGCGCGGACGCTCCTCGTCACCCTGCCCGCCGGTTGGACGCAACCCTCCGGCTATCATAGCGCCGATCTGGAGATGTTCGTGGTCGACGGCGGGATCAGCATCGGCGACAAGCCGATGGGCCGTTATGCCTATGCCTATTACCCCGCCGGCACCGCGCACAGCTTTGGCACCAAAGAAGGCGCGACCGTCCTGTTCTTCTGGAGCGGAGCGCCCGATTATACCGCGAGCGCGACGTCGCGCCCCGGTACCAAGTCCGGCGCGATCGACGGGATTGGCTATCACGACGTCCCCACCACGACGCCGAGCGTGCTGCCCAAGTTCCGCGACGAACCGATCATGACGAACTCGCCGGTGCATGTAAAAATGCTCCGGTCCGATCCGGCGACCGGCGAGGTGACCTGGATCGCGACCGCACCCGGTGGTTACCCGGTGATGAGCGGCGAAGGCGACCTGCCGCTGTGGGCCACCAGCAAGGGCTGGGAAGAAGGCTATATGCTGGCCGGCGACATGACGATCGCCGAATGCCTCCCTCAGGGACAGGTGGCCGGAACCTACGCCCCGGACGGCTATTTCTTTCGCCCCGCGGGCATCGCCCACGGCGGGCTCAGCCAATATTCCGACAGCTATTCGGTGTGGCTTTACCGCAGGGGGCCTGGATCGTGGAAAAGCTATAGCGATTCCTGCGCCGAGCCTTCGGCGCAGGCCAAGTGA
- a CDS encoding DUF4437 domain-containing protein has product MSRQSCLILAVSAGLTALAAPVLAQSYGPPTVSQAPPFPVPDKGYEVEGRPGLMHNIPNIEFVGWEPFVAPGFAPGLYRRLLSQSPSMDAVAQITYVPAGWRLPPGYDEVDNEIVVLDGDMTIGDEKLSKYSYSYIPAGMFRGQVTSRQGAVLLQWFKGPPKFVAASKGKRGARTHARVRDWNRYKEAWYIDEPFPAYRTGGNFPGYLHNLMRKDPDTGEMTWMTFVSSIPAPPSSKPGNFGGGAEVHPSFEEYYIPEGTRVATSDERGPTRAVYGGECVEQGVSSYKRGTRGYFWRAAGVGHGTVAQAPPGERDGDGNLKNGNGTANWGWTLVRTGTRLWATYVTDCSYKTGIEYINGEWRKYDYDVPRYEPHE; this is encoded by the coding sequence ATGTCACGCCAATCCTGCCTGATCCTGGCCGTGTCGGCCGGCCTCACCGCCCTCGCCGCCCCTGTGCTCGCCCAATCCTACGGCCCGCCCACAGTCAGTCAGGCGCCGCCCTTTCCGGTGCCCGACAAAGGTTATGAGGTCGAAGGCCGTCCAGGCCTGATGCACAACATCCCCAATATCGAGTTTGTGGGCTGGGAACCTTTTGTCGCGCCGGGTTTCGCGCCGGGCCTGTATCGCCGATTGCTGAGCCAATCGCCCAGCATGGATGCGGTGGCGCAGATCACCTATGTCCCCGCGGGCTGGCGCCTTCCCCCCGGATATGACGAGGTCGATAACGAGATCGTCGTGCTCGATGGCGATATGACCATCGGCGACGAAAAGCTGAGCAAATATTCCTACAGCTATATCCCCGCAGGCATGTTTCGCGGTCAGGTGACGTCGCGGCAGGGTGCGGTGCTGCTGCAATGGTTCAAGGGACCGCCGAAATTCGTTGCTGCGTCGAAAGGCAAGCGCGGCGCGCGCACCCACGCGCGGGTCCGCGACTGGAACCGATACAAAGAGGCCTGGTATATCGACGAGCCGTTCCCGGCCTATCGCACCGGCGGCAACTTCCCCGGCTATCTGCACAATCTGATGCGCAAGGATCCGGACACCGGCGAGATGACCTGGATGACCTTTGTGTCCAGCATTCCGGCTCCGCCGAGTTCGAAGCCCGGCAATTTCGGCGGCGGCGCCGAGGTCCATCCGAGCTTTGAGGAATATTATATTCCCGAAGGTACCCGCGTCGCCACGAGCGACGAACGCGGCCCCACTCGCGCCGTCTATGGCGGAGAATGCGTCGAGCAAGGCGTTTCCAGCTACAAGCGCGGGACGCGCGGCTATTTCTGGCGCGCGGCCGGGGTTGGGCACGGTACCGTCGCGCAGGCGCCTCCGGGCGAGCGCGATGGCGATGGCAACCTGAAAAACGGCAATGGCACGGCCAATTGGGGCTGGACGCTGGTGCGTACCGGAACGCGGCTGTGGGCGACCTATGTCACCGATTGCAGCTACAAGACGGGCATCGAATATATCAACGGCGAGTGGCGCAAATATGATTATGACGTGCCACGATACGAGCCGCACGAATAG
- the leuD gene encoding 3-isopropylmalate dehydratase small subunit: MTPFTTLTAIAAPLIRDNIDTDAIIPSREMKSVGKTGLADGLFAGWRYIGISSREPDPSFVLNDPRYAGAQILLAGANFGCGSSREHAAWALAEYGFRAIVAASFNPIFRGNCVRNGIVPVEIDATQIDADGPITIDLPHQTLTSASGQHIAFAIDAEAKAMLIGGLDAIDMTLARAAEIARFRDADRARRPWAYL, from the coding sequence ATGACTCCGTTCACCACCCTTACCGCAATTGCCGCGCCGCTGATCCGCGACAATATCGATACTGACGCGATTATCCCCTCACGCGAGATGAAATCGGTGGGCAAGACCGGGCTTGCCGACGGGCTGTTTGCCGGATGGCGCTATATCGGGATCAGCTCGCGCGAACCCGACCCGTCGTTCGTTCTCAACGATCCCCGCTATGCCGGGGCGCAGATATTGCTCGCCGGAGCCAATTTCGGTTGCGGCTCCAGCCGCGAACATGCCGCCTGGGCACTCGCCGAATATGGTTTCCGGGCGATCGTCGCGGCGTCCTTCAATCCGATCTTTCGCGGCAACTGCGTGCGCAACGGCATCGTCCCGGTCGAAATCGACGCGACGCAGATCGACGCCGACGGGCCGATCACGATCGACCTGCCGCACCAGACGCTGACGAGCGCCTCGGGACAGCATATCGCCTTTGCGATCGACGCGGAGGCCAAGGCGATGCTGATCGGCGGGTTGGATGCGATCGACATGACCCTCGCGCGTGCTGCCGAGATTGCGCGCTTTCGTGACGCCGACCGCGCCCGGCGTCCCTGGGCCTATCTTTAG